The genomic region ATTGTGCCAGAGCCGACACGGGACGGCGACAAGTAGACCGGCCAAATGGCCGGCGTTTACAGCACAGTAATCCCACCTCCTGCACCGACACGCTGCCAGGGCAGGCCCAGTACCAAGGCCTGAAGCTGTTCGCTGTCGAGTTCGACCTCAGCTCCATGGCGAACGCCCGGCCAGTGGAACTTGCCCTGATTCAGTCGCCGTGCCTCAAGCCAGATACCCACGCCATCATGCACCAGCACCTTAATCCAGTTGGCCCGGCGATTGGCGAAGAGGTAAGCGCAGTGCGGCTTCGCCGCACCGAACACCGCGATAACCCGGGTCAATACTGTCTCCGCGCCGGCGCGCATATCCATCGGTTCGTTGGCCAGCCAGATCGCATCAATGCTGATCATTGAGCGATAGTCCGAATAAACTGCGCGCAGCACTCAGGATCTGAGGTTGGCCACTTCACCGTGATCACTTGCCCGGCCATGGGTAACTCAATGATCACCAACTTTTCCGCTGGCCGTTTAGGAGCAGCCTTCAGCGGGATAAAGGCTGGCAGCGAGTTTGGGGCGAATTGGTCTCGATAGAGCGGCATCATTTGCGGATGACGTTGGCGTTGATGCCGTGACTGATGGCGACACTGAAAACGGTTGCGCCAGGTTGCAGGCATTCCTGAACGACTTGGGCTTTGAATGATGTCGGATAAGAGCTGCGTTCGCGCATGGAAATCCTGGCGATAAGGGTGATCGCGTCCGCTTCAGTGCGCCCAGCGCGTTATATCCAGAGTAGTGCGTAAAAGCAATCCCGTGGCGGCACATCACCTCTTCGAAGCGATGAAGCGGCAGCCGCCCTCATACTTGGTGGTCAACAGCATCGCCAGCACACTCGGACTGGCCATGCTTTTCAATGAGATGAGCCGGCTTGTGCCGAGACCGGCGCGGTTTCGCAGTCTCGGGAACCGTAACTTTCCGAACGTGTTTGATCACCCGGACTTGCATGGACATGATTTCAAACTGATCGATGATCTCCTCGCCAATCGCTTATTTGTGGCAGCCGCAGATGCAGGTCAGTTCATGTTCAGCCAGTTCGTGGATGGCTTCGATAAGAGGCAAATAGGCTGGCAATGGCTTGCGCTAGCACGGCGCTTGAAGGGAGCGACGACGCTCATCAGCGTCTTCGTCGATGACTTCGGCGACGCTTCCTGCTTCGTTGCAAAGGCCAACAGAGGCATAGCAGGATCAGCTGTTTGCTCAGACATTGCGTCCAAGCAAACGCTGGCGAATAGCGCATTTTTTCTTCCAGATGAACAATTCGGCCTTTATTAATTTCGCGCTAAACTAGCATCTGCGCGAGCTATTGCTTGAGCAGCATAAGGTCGTCGGGACGATCTTCAGGCATCGAAATCATACCCTGGATATACCGAATCAGGCCACGAATCGCGGCGTCAAAACCTGATGAGGGCGGTTATACCAGAGGTCAAAACCGATCATGGCGGATGGGCTTCTGAGTAACGGGAGCACAACAGCCGACATCAGTTGAATGCTTTGAATGTTGGGCTCGTCGAGCGTTTACACCTAGCTGCGTCATAAACCCGGCAACCCAATTCGCTCAGCGTCGATGCTCGTACAAATTGATAGGCGTGGATCTGACTCAATCCAAGAAATAGGCCGCTATCCCCCTGCCCCGCTATTCGAACTTGATCAAGGACAAGGGCGTACCTCACATTATTTCACTTCGTGGCGTACCCCACGCCCGGCTATGAGATCGAAGGTACGTTAAGGGCATAGTCGTAGGAACCGTTTCCTTGTTCCTTGCCACTAACTCTTAGCACTTCGGAAAAATCGTCTCGGAGCTCACCAGTGAAATTTCATATTTCGTATTCGTCAACATCCACTAACAGCGCGACGGCCGCTTATACCTCTTTGGATAAGATCCCTCAGCAAGGGCTGCCCATACTAGCCTCCGAGCACCGACCCCGGATATTTTATAAGCTGCGGCGCCGCTATTCTGACACTGGTCATGCGCGATATGCGACGGTTGCTGGATCATCAGCGGCCTTTGTTGAGTATCAGAAATGCCTCCAAGCACGGTTATACAGCACGATTACTTCTACCGAAACGCACTCTCTACGGTCACTGAACAAAAGCCTAGCCTATATTGATATCAAACCGCGCGCGCCAGAACCGCACCAATACCAATACCCAGAGCGCATGATATTAAGTTCGCATGTATCGAGGCCCTCGTAGAAGCAATTATTCAACTGAAGTCTTATTCAGCACTCAGCGCCCCAGTCAAATGTCGAAAAGATGCACGCTCTAAGTTAAATCTTCGAGGATGCCGCTGATATTACAGTCACCTGTAAACACCTAGCGATTGGGTTGATCGATTGGCAGTTAAGATAAGATATACTTACCAGAATAATTAGCGCACCAGAGCAGAACCGATATCGGGATATTTACCTCAAAAATAGCTGCATAGAGTGCACTCATTTTATGAACGACCTCAACACCGCCCAGATTGTCTGTACCATACAGATGACACTGTCTATGTTGAAGGGAAAAAGCATCGCTGCGTCGCTGTGAATACCTCTCAAATTTTCAACAGAGTTACAGAACCTAGACCATCTAAAATCGGTGTGCTTATCACACTCGGAAGTGCTCAGGGTTCGCCAAAAAAAGGCTCAATCAACACCGATTAAATCTGGCCGATAGCGGCTCGCACCAAAAAATCGACGACAACACTGATTTCCCCTTACTTTAATCACTCGATGGGAGTTCCTGGATTCTTTCGCTGCCTGCCTCCCGCTTTAAAAAGTACTTACTATTAACTCGGGCTGTGTTGCCCTCGGTTCCGCCAACCGTTAAATCAACATGAAGGTGAATAATGTATCCAATCAACCCCCAGCCATCATTAGTCAACCCTTCGCCGGGATCTGGAACAGTCGTAAAAACATCACTGCTAACTCAGCCTCCCACGATCGATAACGAACCTGCCTGTTTTTCAAAAACAATCAGTAGTACGGCCTCAGATACTCCTGAGGTTGATTTAGAAAAAATGAAAATGTGGCCAAAAAGGATCAGCACTGTTAACGCAGTAGGTTTAACTGATATAGCCTCAAAGTATCCAGCCGAAGGAGAAAAACTCACAAAGTCACTTGATAAAACATTATTAGTCTTGGATGCCGCAATAAAGAATCTTGCTAACGATAGCGACCCAAGTCCGACTGCAATCAAGAACCTGCTAGGGCAGAATACCCCTGAGGGCATTAATACCAGTAAATCTGAATTGCTAGAAGTATTCAATAAAGTCAGGGAAGAAATCGGTCATCTGAAAAACAATTCTCTAACTAGGCTTTACCTAGTGAGCGGAAGGCATGTAGACGATACACTGGCCGCCGTAAAAGTTGATGACCCCGAAAAAAAAATGATTATTACCCATAGACTATTATCCTCATCCTCCATTAATCAAATACAGACATTTATTCACGAAGCAGTCCATCTCGTTCGGCACTCCGATGATTATCGATACTCACCTCTTAAATATGACATCGACCTGACCGGCAGGAGAATTAACAGGGAAAATACAGAGAGAAGCCTAGATGACCAGCAGAACGTTCTGGCGGAAATGTATCGCAATCCTGAGCAGCAGTTTACAAGAAAAAATCTCGCGGATTTGAAAAAAGGAGGTGGCCCCAAAAGAAGCTATAGCAGTATGGCCAGGGAAGCCGGTGAGCGGCCCTGCTCAGGAACAAAAATCTGTGAACTCGCAAAAAACTCTGAGGGTTTCCGTCGCGCAATAGGACTCAATAACCCAGACTCAATTGCGGCCCTAGCGTCCGCATATGGACGTGACGTTTTACTCCACCACGAGGGTGCAGTAGAGAAAGCGGACTTTCGAGCCTTAACCTCGGATAAAGAAACGGAGATTTATGAGGGGAGGAGTGCTGAGCGAGCTGCACGCCGTGCGTTACGTGAAGCAGAACATCAAGCGAGACTTATGGAACTGCAGCATATAACAGAGCGTGCCTCTCAGCAAATAGAAGATCCTGATAAAATGGATATCCAGACCAAACGCTGGCTGGATTCCGTTATTACCGAAGAGCCACACTCTGACTACTCTGATCAAAACCTTTTACACCAAGAGTTCGCTCAGTTGTTTATACCCTGCGATCCAGACAATGACCTAGAAAACAATGAGCTCGATAAGCTGACACCCCAAATAATGGCAGAGCGTTTCTCTGATACAGCTTTGCTGAATCCTAGCTTTGTCAAACGCTATATACCTGATCAAGATGATACAGATGTTTATAGCGCAATCGAATTCCAGCGCTCTAGGGAAAATTTCCTACACACGCCTACCGTTAGTAACGCGCTAATACTAATCGAGCACCTTCAACACACCTCGCCGCCTATTCAACAAAGTACAATCACCGACCAGGCCCTGCTAAAGCAATTGGCCAAACTAACATTGCTAAGCGATACATCCCGCGGACGCGGGTACGGTGCCGAGGCAGCAGAACCAATGCGCTATGTGGCCACCCTCACCCGCGACCTGCTGCGTCAAGGCCTCCTGAGCCCCGCCCGAACAGCCCAGCTGTGGTTTGGCCAAGCGGGCTGCCCGGCTCAAACCCTATTACCCGTGCGTCTGATCCCGGCCATCGCCCAGGCCAGTAAAGCCGTGTACGTCGAGCTGATGGCAGACGTGCTCGGTCACCCGAGCCTGTCCCAAGTACAATTACAGGCCATCGGTGCTGCGGTCAAAAATCATCTACTGGCACTAAGTAAGATGCCGTTTCTGGGGACCCGGGATGCTCATCAGCGGCTGTTGAGCGAAATGGCCGACGCGGGTCTTCGAATCAGCAAACACCGCAACTGGTTATTCGGCAGCCGTGTCACCGTTCATGCCACAGCACCGGTAAACATGCCATCGGCGCCAGCTAATT from Pseudomonas yamanorum harbors:
- the tnpB gene encoding IS66 family insertion sequence element accessory protein TnpB (TnpB, as the term is used for proteins encoded by IS66 family insertion elements, is considered an accessory protein, since TnpC, encoded by a neighboring gene, is a DDE family transposase.), whose translation is MISIDAIWLANEPMDMRAGAETVLTRVIAVFGAAKPHCAYLFANRRANWIKVLVHDGVGIWLEARRLNQGKFHWPGVRHGAEVELDSEQLQALVLGLPWQRVGAGGGITVL
- a CDS encoding transposase, with protein sequence MRERSSYPTSFKAQVVQECLQPGATVFSVAISHGINANVIRK